One stretch of Zootoca vivipara chromosome 8, rZooViv1.1, whole genome shotgun sequence DNA includes these proteins:
- the CHRAC1 gene encoding chromatin accessibility complex protein 1, giving the protein MASRVSGIGGGGGGGGGGGGGEENRLVSLPLSRIRVIMKSSPEVSSINPDAIFLTAKATELFVQYLAVHSYKHGQGKNKTSLTYSDLSHTAENYDTFQFLADILPKKILASKYLKMLEREKEGGEEEDEEAEEDEDEESEEEEAS; this is encoded by the exons ATGGCGTCGCGGGTGAGTGGaatcggcggcggcggcggcggcggcggcggcggcggcggcggcgaagaaAACCGTCTGGTGTCGCTGCCGTTGTCTCGCATCCGGGTGATCATGAAGAGCTCTCCTGAGGTGTCCAGCATCAACCCGGACGCCATTTTCCTCACGGCGAAGGCCACG GAGCTGTTTGTCCAGTATTTAGCCGTGCATTCCTACAAGCATGGCCAGGGAAAGAACAAAACATCATTAACCTATAGTGACTTGTCTCATACAGCAGAGAACTATGATACATTTCAGTTCCTTGCAG ATATCCTGCCAAAGAAGATCTTGGCTAGCAAATATCTAAAAATgcttgagagagaaaaagagggaggagaagaggaggacgaggaggcagaagaggacgaggatgaagaaagtgaagaggaagaaGCATCTTGA